atttactaacattggttttctgaagtgttcctgagcccatgtggtgatatccttgacacattgatgtctgtttttgatgcagtgccgcctgagcgatcaaaggtcacgggcattcaatgttggttttcggcgttGCCGcctacatgcagtgatttctccagattctctgaaccttttgatgatgaaatccctaaattccttgcaattgtacgttgaggaacattgtccttaaactgttcgactattttctcacgcacttgttcccaaagaggtgaacctcgccccatctttgcttgtgaatgactgagcaattcagggaagctccttttatacccaatcatggcacccacctgttcccaattagcctgttcacctttgggatgttccaaacaggtgtttgatgagcattcctcaactttctcagtcttttttcccacctgtcccagcttttttggaacgtgttgcagccatacaattctaagttaatgattatttgccaaaacaatcaagtttctctgtttgaacataaaatatcttgtatttgtagtgtattcaattaaatataggttgaacatgatttgcaaatcattgtattctgtttttatttatgtttaacacaacgtcccgacttcattggaattagggttgtactagaaaaagttggcttggtaaaatatgggacctttaacccCTCACACCCACTTtgagacacattttcaaatgtttgtgtttgaaacTCCAAAAACTCTATAAAATGGGCACTCTGAAATTCACTTGCTTGTTATTTTTGGAAGTTACCCACCCCAACCACTCATCACCTTTGgttcaaaataaagtaaaaacaaccaatcaatgCCCTGTGATAGAAAATGCAGAACAGAAAATGAGTGAATGGGTGGAAGGAACAAGCAATCAATGAACATGCTAACATAATCCACTTAAGAATCTTTGACCTTTTAGGTATTCCATAAAGTTCACTCAAATGCAGAGAGGACGTTTTACACGGTAGGTAGTCTTTGTTTACATCAGCCTGTAAGCAATGAGCAGCTTTTTATCTAAACCGCAAGTATGCGGAGAATCTGAAAGTCCTTAGTGAGAAATCGGAGATGGAGGCAGTTTTATGGGCGGTTTTTGGACCAAAGGGGGGCGACgggtgggtggtggtggtgagtgGCGGATGGTGGGGTTCCTCTGGCCATATGTTTCTGATTATAAACTCAATaggtttaaaatatatatcttgTCCCAAGGGGTAGAGAGTTATCAACAAAGAGttactttttaataataaaaggtACTTTCTTTTGTCGGTACTTCTTACTGGAATTTCCTTCTGGATTTATCTGAGAGATCTTGGCTCAAGGAGATGAGAAGCAGTCGTATGGTGTTATGTCTCTAAAGAGCAAAATAACAGATTTAAAGAGAATTTAGGTTTTCAATGGACCGATGGCCTCGTAAATCAAAAGTACACTTTGAACATGTTTTGGTATTTTCTCAACATGATCCCACCAACacgctgtgtgtgtttgtctgcatCGGCAGGTGGGCACGAGCGTGGTCTGCAGTGATTTGAGCCTCACCAGTGCCCCCGCTAACCTCCCGTCAGGTGTCCAAGTGATGGACCTCTCACACAACCAGCTGCAGAATCTCAGCCGTGACACTCTGGCTGACCACATGGGCCTCCGTCACCTGGACTTGCACTCCAACAAGATCCACTTCATTCAGCCGGGACTTTTTGAAGCCATGAGTGACCTGAAAGTCCTGGATCTGTCCGGGAACCGTCTCAACGTGTTTGCTCTGGCTAAAATTAAAATCGGAACGCTTTCAGCCGTGGAGTCTCTGGATCTGTCCAGTAATGGCTTATACACCGGGATGTCTGACTTTTTTCTCAATGATTCTCCTTCGCTCGTGGAGCTGTCACTGAGCAGCAACAGCATCACCAAGATTGCACAAAACACTTTCAACGGCGCGTTGTCCCTGAGGAAGATCAGCCTCCACAACAACATCATTTTGGAGATCGAAGACGGCGCCTTCGACTCTCTTGATGGCTTGAGCGAACTGGACTTGTCCAAGAACTCCATCGCTTGCATCACCGACTTCAATCTCAGTCATCTGAGAGCATTGAACCTCAGCAGGAACAGCCTGGAGCTCTTCCAGAGCTCCAGATCGGCTGAGCCGTACCACCTCGCCTTTCTGGATCTGAGTGAAAACAAATTGCCTTACTTCCCGCTGCTGCCCACGAACAACGCTATCCGGCATCTGGACCTGTCGCGCAACCGCCTGCAGAGTGTCGACGTAATGGACATGGCTGACACAAAGATGTCAGAGACAGTTTTGAAGCACCTGAGACACTTAGACTTAAGTTTCAACCAGCTCACAGGCTTGCCACAGTCCTTCTTTAACACTATGACGTTACTGGAGGTCCTGAATGTGAGCAACAACTGTATTGTCTCATTTTCTGTCACTGACAAAGACCTCCTTCCCACAGTGAAGATTGTCAACTTCAGCTATAACTCCTTACAGAGACTTTCCCTCAGGGAAGGCACTCTGCAGGCGTTGGAGGAGCTCTTCCTGCAAGGGAACGACCTTAGCACCCTGGCACATcaaaccttccagagacttccTAGTCTGAACCTTCTGCAGCTCCAGGTGAACAATTTACGAGTGTGCCCCTCGGAGACAAAACCAGACCAAAATCCTTCAGGTTGTGTCTCGTTCTCTTCTGTTCCAAAACTGAAGTTCCTTTACCTTTCTCAGAACAATTTGAAGATTTTGCCGTACAGGGCATTCGCCAACACCCCTCTCAGCCTGCTGGACTTGTCCCTCAACCCCGGCTTGGAGATGCACCAAGACTCCCTGGTCGGTCTAGAGCACTCCCTGGTCCAGCTCTTCCTGAGGGAGAATAACATCTCCATGCTGAACAGGGACATGTCGTCACTGAGGAGCCTGAAACTTGTCGACCTGTCCACCAACCACCTGACCAGCCTTCCTGCATGGAACCGAGA
The DNA window shown above is from Phyllopteryx taeniolatus isolate TA_2022b chromosome 17, UOR_Ptae_1.2, whole genome shotgun sequence and carries:
- the lrrc32 gene encoding transforming growth factor beta activator LRRC32 isoform X2; this encodes MWSGHAAKTGRLLGVSNMAAFPLLFPLLAGCVAAAVHPSRHHPSCRIVGTSVVCSDLSLTSAPANLPSGVQVMDLSHNQLQNLSRDTLADHMGLRHLDLHSNKIHFIQPGLFEAMSDLKVLDLSGNRLNVFALAKIKIGTLSAVESLDLSSNGLYTGMSDFFLNDSPSLVELSLSSNSITKIAQNTFNGALSLRKISLHNNIILEIEDGAFDSLDGLSELDLSKNSIACITDFNLSHLRALNLSRNSLELFQSSRSAEPYHLAFLDLSENKLPYFPLLPTNNAIRHLDLSRNRLQSVDVMDMADTKMSETVLKHLRHLDLSFNQLTGLPQSFFNTMTLLEVLNVSNNCIVSFSVTDKDLLPTVKIVNFSYNSLQRLSLREGTLQALEELFLQGNDLSTLAHQTFQRLPSLNLLQLQVNNLRVCPSETKPDQNPSGCVSFSSVPKLKFLYLSQNNLKILPYRAFANTPLSLLDLSLNPGLEMHQDSLVGLEHSLVQLFLRENNISMLNRDMSSLRSLKLVDLSTNHLTSLPAWNRESSIETLNLQNNSLVTLEHTTMAALERSLKTLYVGDNPLSCCGNLDLVRLLQHSAVVVPDIEAATCILREGLEPVNIEKVTWEMCQGRKKAKYIVVIVVIVFLAVIALGLLVKYCKSRKRKRIRTFRA
- the lrrc32 gene encoding transforming growth factor beta activator LRRC32 isoform X1; this translates as MWSGHAAKTGRLLGVSNMAAFPLLFPLLAGCVAAAVHPSRHHPSCRIVGTSVVCSDLSLTSAPANLPSGVQVMDLSHNQLQNLSRDTLADHMGLRHLDLHSNKIHFIQPGLFEAMSDLKVLDLSGNRLNVFALAKIKIGTLSAVESLDLSSNGLYTGMSDFFLNDSPSLVELSLSSNSITKIAQNTFNGALSLRKISLHNNIILEIEDGAFDSLDGLSELDLSKNSIACITDFNLSHLRALNLSRNSLELFQSSRSAEPYHLAFLDLSENKLPYFPLLPTNNAIRHLDLSRNRLQSVDVMDMADTKMSETVLKHLRHLDLSFNQLTGLPQSFFNTMTLLEVLNVSNNCIVSFSVTDKDLLPTVKIVNFSYNSLQRLSLREGTLQALEELFLQGNDLSTLAHQTFQRLPSLNLLQLQNNLKILPYRAFANTPLSLLDLSLNPGLEMHQDSLVGLEHSLVQLFLRENNISMLNRDMSSLRSLKLVDLSTNHLTSLPAWNRESSIETLNLQNNSLVTLEHTTMAALERSLKTLYVGDNPLSCCGNLDLVRLLQHSAVVVPDIEAATCILREGLEPVNIEKVTWEMCQGRKKAKYIVVIVVIVFLAVIALGLLVKYCKSRKRKRIRTFRA